In a single window of the Chlamydomonas reinhardtii strain CC-503 cw92 mt+ chromosome 1, whole genome shotgun sequence genome:
- a CDS encoding ribosomal protein L18a: MVMQGNFKFHQYQVVGRHLPTAADANPTVYRMKVWAEDDVKAKSKFWYFLRKLRRVKKANGQIIACNEIFERKPTLAKNYGIWVRYQSRTGVHNMYKEYRDVTLNGSVSQMYQEMASRHRVRPSSIQIIKTATVDYHSCKRANTKQFHNEKISFPVTQKLARPSSATFRTLFKANRPNVAMF; this comes from the exons ATGGTCATGCAG GGGAACTTCAAGTTCCACCAGTACCAGGTGGtgggccgccacctgcccactGCCGCGGATGCCAACCCCACCGTCTACCGCATGAAGGTGTGGGCCGAGGATGACGTCAAGGCCAAGAGCAAGTTCtg GTACTTCCTGAGGAAGCTTCGCCGTGTGAAGAAGGCCAACGGTCAGATCATTGCTTGCAACGAG ATCTTCGAGCGCAAGCCCACCCTGGCCAAGAACTACGGCATCTGGGTTCGCTACCAGTCGCGCACGGGCGTGCACAACATGTACAAGGAGTACCGCGACGTGACCCTGAACGGCTCCGTCTCCCAGATGTACCAGGAGATGGCCTCGCGCCACCGCGTGCGCCCCTCGTCCATCCAGATCATCAAGACCGCCACCGTGGACTACCACAGCTGCAAGCGTGCCAACACCAAGCAGTTCCACAACGAGAAGATCAGCTTCCCGGTCACCCAGAAGCTGGCTCGCCCCTCGTCGGCCACCTTCCGCACCCTGTTCAAGGCCAACCGCCCCAACGTTGCTATGTTCTAA